Part of the Verrucomicrobiota bacterium genome, TTCCCTATATCGGGGACCTGATAGGCTACCGGCCGGTCAACGGTGTGGCACCCGCGGTTGCCAGCCCCCGCGCAGAGGTAGCCAACACCATTTCTTTTCGGCGTCGAAAAGGCACCGTCCTCGTGCTGGAGCAATTGGCGCGAGACGTGACCGGGTGGGGCGCACACGCTGTCGAGTTTTTTGAGCGGCTGGCAGTGACCCAATACGCGAAACATGTCCGGCTGCATAGCCGTTACACGCCCGATTTGCGCAATTGGCAGGTACGCAGCTACATGGATACGGCGTTCGACGTCGCCGCCCACTGGGCCGACGTTCATCGCATCGCGGTGGAGCGGGGCCGATACAACCTCCGCAATGTCGGCATCTTCATCTGGTCGCTGAACGCCTACCCTCTGACGAAGATCCCGGCTACCGCCGTCGACGCCGGCGGCCGGTTTTTCCGTTTCAGCCCGTTGGGGGCGGATTCGCCTCTCTTTAACAACCCGGTCTCCCAAGGATCCGATATCACGGCGGCTTCCCAGCCGGTGAACGTGCCGGACCGGCTGCGGCGGCGCGTCTTGTGCCGGGACCTCCAAACCGGAGTCGGGACGGTCTATTACGGCGAAGGAAACAGCCTGGCTTTGTATCTCAACCACACCCTCCTGAACCCGTACCAGATCCGGGTTTGCAACCTCTCCGGCAACGACGGGAACTGGGCTAACGTACCACCGGCGGAAAGCCCGTATGCCGCTTGCGTTGATCCGGAACTGGGCCGGATCGCCCTCCGGGATGCGGTCCAACCGCCTCCAGCGGCCGGGTCCGCGACGCCGCAACTGCAGGCCTCATTTTACTACGGTTTCAACGCCGCCATGGGCGCCGGGGAATACCCCCGGTCTGATAGTTTCACCGTCGGGACGGAAGCGTTGGTTTTTCAGTTTCCCGACCGGTCCGGTGCGCCTCGTTATCAGAACCTGCAGGATGCTCTGGATTTCGCCGCCGGCAGTCTGACCGGGAACGGGCGGGCGGCGGTCGAAATCACCGACAGCGGGATCTACCTGCTGGCCGGTGCTCCCGCACTCACTGTCACCGTGCCGGCCGCCGCAACCATTGAGCTCAGGGCGGCCGACGGGTGCCGCCCGACCCTGATCTTGAGCGGCGAAATCGTGGTCGTCGGAGATACGGCGAGCACCTTTAACCTGAATGGACTGATGATCGTCTATGCGCCGCCTTCACCGGGGGGAGGATTTCCTCCAGCCTTACTTCACGTCTTTGGCGGCGCCAACCAGCTGGGCAACCTCGGACTGACCCACTGCACGCTCGTTCCCGGGTGGGCCCTGACACCCGCCGGGCAGCCTCAGCCGCTCTATGCCGGGAGGCCCGCCTTGCTCGCAGAATCGTCGGGGCTGCAAATCACCGTTCAAAAATCCGTCGTCGGCGGATTGTGGGTCGACGCAGGCTCCGCGGCCAGTCTCTCTGACAGCATCGTGGATGCAGGCGCCCCAACCGGCGTCGCCTACGCGGGCGTCGACGGGGCGAGCGGCGGAGGCCATCTCACGCTCCAGAGCTGCACGGTCATAGGGAAGGTCCACGCCACGCTGTTTCCCTTGGTCTCCGGCAGCATCCTCTGGGCCGGACTTGCCGCCGGTGATAGTTGGACCGCACCCGTTCTCGCCGACCGCAAACAACAGGGTTGTGCACGCTTCAGCTATCTTCCGGCCGGCTCGGTCGTGCCCCGGCAGTTCGAATGCGTGGAGCAGGGGACACAGGGGACCGGTGGATCCTTGCCGATCTTTTACTCTTTGCGCTACGGCGACCCCGGGTATGCGAAGCTCTCGCCGTCTACCCCCGACTCCATCCGCCGGGGAGCGGACGACGGGGGGGAAATGGGCGCGTTCCACTTTGTGCTCGCCCCCCTCCGCGAAAATGATCTGCGGGTGCGGCTGCCGGAATATCTGCCCGTCGGCCTGGAGTTCGGAATTTTTTATCAAACTTGATTAAGGAAGTCCGCCATGGGTTTCGATAACAGCCGTTTCACTTTCAATCCTTGGAACGATTATTTCGGCGTCGTGATGCAGCAGGGGCGCGTCCAGCTCGATTCGGACTGGAACGAGTGGCTCGCCGAATTCGTCCGGCGCATTCACGCTGGAACTCTGGACATCCTCGGTCTGGCCGGCGTGCCGTCCACCACCCCTTACGGATTCAAGATCAACGCTTACCACGACACCGCCGGGAATCATCTCACGATCGGCACGGGACGAATGTACGTCGACGGAATTCTGGTCGAGAACCACGGACCGGTAACTCTGGCGCAGTGGAATCCCGCGCTTGCAGAGTGGTCGACGACCTCGCCCGGGGCTGCGGAGATCGACATTGACTACACTGACCAGCCTTACCTTCCCGGAGCTACCATCCCCGGGAACGGCCCTTTTCTCGTCTACCTGGACGTGTGGCAAAGGGAGGTGAGCTATCTCGAAGACGTGAGCCTGGTGGATAAGGCGGTCGGGGTTGAGACCACCGGACGCCTCCAGACGGTCTGGCAAGTCAAACTGCTCGACATCAGCGGCGTGGGAGGCGTGGACTGCTCCACGCCGGACTCGCAGATCCAGTCAGTGATCACCGGGGGGACTTTGATTCAGCCCTCCGCAAGTCTGCTCACTACCGGGGTTGTGCCCTCGGCGTCCGCGGGGCCGTGTGCCCTCAGCCCGGTTCCCGGCTACACCGGCCTGGAAAATCAGCTTTATCGACTGGAGATTCACCAAGGCGGAAGTACGACGTCAACTCCGCCGCCAACCTTCAAATGGTCGCGCGAAGATGCGTCCGTCGCCACCTTGGTTACCGCCATCTCCACCGTCACCAACTCAGCAGGCGTCCCGGCCAGTCAGCTCACGGTTCAAAGCCTGGGCCGCGACCAGGTGCTGGGGTTCAACCCCGGTGATTGGATCGAAATCGTTGATGACTACCTGGAGCTGAACCCTCCGGCCTCGAACGGCCAAGCTCAGCCCGGAGAATTACACCGCATTGATAGCATCAATGCGGCGGCCAATACCGTCACGTTGGACTTCACGGTCTCGTCGGCAAGTTTCCCCGTCATCAATACCAACCAAACCATCCCGAGCCGCCACACCCGCATCCGTCGCTGGGACCAGGCAGGCGCGGTCTATCAGAGCGACGGTGCAACCGTCTGGATCGACCTGGACTCCTTTGGAAGTACCGGTATTCCTGTGCCACCTGCCGATACGGCCGTCATCCTGGAAAATGGAATTACGGTGGCTTTCGAAGGAAGCTCATTCCGGACCGGCGATTTCTGGCTTTTCGCCGCCCGCACCGCGGACGGATCGGTGGAGATCCTCAACCAACCCGCTGCCGCCCAGACCCAACCGGCTGCCTCCCCCTGGAACGCGGCAACGGCGTACGCTCCAGGGCAAGTCGTGACCCGCAGTGGAACCTACTATATCTGCCTGGTGGCTAACACCGGCAACGCGCCGCCGAATGCGGCGTTCTGGGCTCCCCAGACCTCGCCTTTTGGCATCCATCACCACTACCGCCGTCTGGGAATCGTCGACTTCACGGCAACGCCCCCGAAAGTCAGCGATTGCCGCCGGGTTTTCCAGCCCTTGGCGAATCCGGGCATTCATGTCACAAGTATTCTCCTCGGCAGTAGTCCGCTCCTGAACGATAGCACGGTTACGGTCCAAGCCTTGGCTAACGGGATCAGCGTGGTCTTCGATACCGCGGTGGATCCTGCCATCATCACCCAGCCCACCGCGTCGAATTGCCCCATTTGCTTTGTGGCCGCCGACCTTCCCGTCCCGGCTGCCTCAGGGGGAGGTTTTAATCGTTTCATCCTCTCCGCAAGCGTCACGGTGGCTTCCGGCGCTATTAACTGGAAGCCGGCCCCGGCCGCCATCACGGCGCTGGTAAATCAGATCGCCGCGGGGAGCCCACCGTTATTGGCTCGACTGACGTTGAAGGGTAATTCCATCTGGGCGCACGGCGATCGGAACGTCTATCTGAATGGATCGGCCCTGGGCGTGCTAAATACTACGGGTGGCAGCCCGCAAAGCAACTTGCAGCTGCCCAGCGGCGACGGCCGGCGTTCCGCTGACTTTGAGACGTGGTTCTGGCTCATCTCCCAACCGCCGGTTACCTTGTCGGCCAGTACCGTCAGTTTCATCAACCCACAGATGGTCGGCTCGCCGGTCGCCGCGGCGCCCATTACCTTGACCAATAATAGCGGAAGTCCACTAACCTTCCCCGGCACCGGCATCAGCATCACCGGCGCTAACTCGGGAGATTTCAAGGTGACGAACACTTGCGGCCCCACGGTGGCCCCGGGAGCCAGTTGCACGCTCACCGTTACGTTCACGCCCACGGCTACGGGCACTCGAACCGCGCAACTCAGCGTCATGGTCAGCGCCCAGCCTACTCCGCTCCTGGTTACGCTGACCGGTACCGGTATCCAACCGCTGGTTAATGTGTCCACCAACAACCTGAGTTTCCCGGCCCAAACCGTGGGCACGACCAGTGCGCCGCAGCCCGTAATCCTGAGCAATCCCGGCACTTCGCAACTCACGATCTCCAGCCTCGCCGTCGAGGGGGCCGACTATACCTTGACCAGCACGTGCGGTGGAAACCTGCAACCTGGCCAGCAATGCACGATCAACGTTCAATTTGCACCGACCGCCGCTGGAACTCGAACCGGCGACGTGCAGATTCTGACCAATGCCGGTAACGTCTTGATACAACTGACGGGTACGGCGATCGCGGCGGTACCGGGGGCGAGTGTGTCCTCTACCAGCCTGGACTTTGGAGTGGTCTTGACCACCTCGAGCAGTTCGAAGACCGTGACGTTGACGAGCACCGGAAACACTCAGCTAACCATCACCGGTATCGGGATAACCGGCAGCAACGCCGGCAGCTTTTCGCAAAGCAACACCTGCGGCGGGGCCCTGCAGCCCAGCCAGCAATGCACCATCACCGTTACATTTGCACCGGCCGTGACCGGACCGTTGTCCGCCCAATTACAGATCACCACCAACGCCGGAACGTTTACGGTCGCGCTAACCGGGACCGGTCGGCCACCAAAGAGCGAAACCAAGGATACCAAGGACGGTAAGGACCGCAAGGACAACAAGGAGGATCAGGACAAGCATGGCCACATCGAGAAGATCCAGTTGGAAAAGATCCAAGTGGGAACTGAGAGGCCGCTGGCTCAAAGGTTCTCGTCCCCGCCGGAAACTTCAGGCGAGGCAGAGGCAGGCGGCGAAAGCGCGATGAAGAGCGCATTTATCAGCCCTGAAGAGCGTCCCAAGGTTGGCCCTCAAGGGTAAGGTAATACCATTCAAACAGTCATTCCGGTAGAATATCGGCTCAGAGGAGGCACCGGATGATGCTTTGCACCTTGTTGAATCGGCCTTACACCATTCAAACAGTCATCTTGGTGGAACCCCGGGCTAAGCTCTGCCGGCCCGTTGGGCCTAAGACAAGATTTCTAACTCGATGGCCATCGAAAGGGTATAAGGTCCCTTGGCGTCGATCCTTCGAAGACAACAAGCCGCATAGGAGTGCACGGAGAGGCCGTTTTCCATGATTATCATCCTGGCCAGCCGGTGGGACCAAACTTCCCGGGCCGTCGCCTCGCGTTGGGCGCCACTTGACGTTCGAATCCTGACCGCTCGGGATCTTTCGATCGTGGGTTGGCGCCAGCAGCAAAGCGCTCCGGACGGTGACACCGCGGTTGCCGAACGGAAGTTGGTACCGCACGAAAAGATTACCGGAGTGTTAACCCTCCTGCCTTGCGTCTTCGAGGAGGAACTTACGGAAATAGTTCCCGAGGACCGCGGGTACGTCGCGTCTGAAATGACCGCCTTTCTATTATTCTGGCTCTCGCGACTTAGGTGCCCGGTACTTAACCGGCCGACGCCGGCGTGCCTCTCGGGGCCCTATTGGCGACGGGAGAAATGGGTCCGGATCGCTGCTCAGGCCGGAATCCCGGTGGAACCGGTACACCGGCATTCGTCTCCGCCCGATTGCCCTTCGGAGGAAGGAGCGCTCCCGCTTTCCACCACCATGACCGTGATCGGAGATCGCGTTTTCGGCGAGGGCGAACCCGCCTTGCAAGGCTATGCGCTGCATCTCGCGCGCCTGGCTCAGGTCGAGTTGCTGGCGGTGCGTTTCTCCGGTCCCGAGCGTGGGGCATATTTTGTCAGGGCTGACGTGCTCCCCGATCTCTCGCACGCAGGGATGGCGGACGCAGTGCTTGAACTCATCCGGAGCGGACAGAAGGGATGGGCGTGACTTCCAGCGATACGATTCTGCTCTGGGGTCTTCCGGCGGACTCTCCGATCGCGACCGTGCGGGACGCGCTCAGAAGGGCAGGCCGCCGGGTGACCTTCCTCGACCAACGGGCCGTCCGGGATATCGAGGTAGAACTGACCGTTGGGAGCGGGGTGGAAGGCCTGCTCCGTGCAGGCGGCGAGACGTTCGATCTGGCCGGGGTGAAGGCCATGTACCTGCGTCCCCAAGACTCACGCAAACTGCCGGACGTCGCCGGTGCCGGTGAGAATAGCGATCTCTGGCGGCACGCTCTGGCCGTGGAAGATATCCTGCTTTCATGGTCCGACCTTACGCCCGCCCTGGTCCTGAACCGGCCGGGCGATATGGCGGCCAATAGCTCCAAACCCTATCAGGCATCGTGGATCGAGTCCCTTGGTTTCCTCATACCCGACACCTTGATTACCACCGACCCCGGCCTTGCCCTGGCATTCTGGCGGCAACACGGTCAGGTGGTTTACAAATCAGTCAGCGGGATTCGCAGCATCGTGTCACGCCTGACGGCGGAACACAGGCGGCGGTTTGACCGGATCGCCTCGTGTCCAACCCAGTTCCAGCAGTACGTTTCCGGCACAGAATACCGGGTGCACGTCGTCGGGGACGAAGTGTTTGCCTGTAGAATCGTCTCGGACGCGGATGACTATCGCTATGCGACCGGACCGGTCGAGATGCAGGCTTGCCGTCTGCCGGACGAGGTCGAGGCCCGATGCAAAACGCTGGCAGACTCGATGAACCTCTTGCTGGCGGGTGTCGACCTCCGGTGCACGCCGGAAGGCGCGTGGTATTGTTTTGAGGTTAATCCCTCCCCGGCGTTCACCTGTTTTGAGAGAGAGACCGGGCAGCCTATCACCGAAGCGGTGGCTGACCTCCTGGCGTCCGGCTACCGGAATTCTCCGCGTATACTGAACAATTCGATGCTCTTTGGAGAGCACAAAGCCGGCTTGACGGTGACGTAGGTTCGGGATCGGTGCGGGTAACCCCCGGCCCCACAACCTTACGACGCCGGATTCGCGCTATGCAAGGACTGCGCAATATCTTTGCTTGCCTCGTGCACGAAAGCCAGGAGTGCATCATTGACCTGGTGCAGAACCTGAATGCGCTCGACCCTGCCTCCGGGGTGCTGCTGTATAACGGCAGCGCCGATCCAGGGCTGCTGAAGCAGGGTTTCCCGTTCGCCCGCTACGGGGTGCAGTTACATCCATCGCCGCGCCCGCTGTCCTGGGGACGCTTGCACGAGTTCGCCCTGGATTGCATCGAGTTCGCCCTCGGAACCGGTGGCTTTGACATCCTTACAATCGTGGATTCCGACCAATTGTGCACGCGCCCGGGATACTCGAATTACATGGCCCGTTTTCTCGATGGCCGGAGCCGGGTCGGCGTCCTGGGCAATTCTCCTGGGGTTCAACGCGCCTGCGATGCGGCCGGCCCGGCAGTTGCGGCGCATCAGGAGATTGAACTCTGGCGCCCGTTTCTGCAGCGGTTTCCTGACGGCGAACGAAAATTTGTGCACTGGTCATTCTGGCCGTCAACCGTATTCACCAGCGAGGCGGCTCGCGATCTCGTCAGTTTCTTCCGTAACGATCCGCAGTTGCGCCAAATTATGGCGCAGACCAGGATCTGGGCTTCGGAGGAGGTTATCCTCCCGACGTTGGCTGCGCTTCTGGGTTACGAAGTTGCGCCGAATCCATGCAGTTATGATTACGTCCGTTACCGTGTGCCTTACTCTTTGACAGACGCCGACAACGCGCTCAGCCGGCCTGACGTCTTCTGGATGCATCCTGTTCCCCGTCAGTACCGTGACCCGTTGCGAGCACACCTGCGGCACAAATATAACCATTATGATCGTACCGGGCATACCGGGCAGAAAAGAGCCGGCGTGCATCTTGATAGCCCGGAACCACAACCCATTTTGCTTACCCTGCCGATCCTGGCGCGCATGAGGGCGATCGAAGGATGGCTGGTTGACGACGAGGCTGACCTGCTGATCGGTGCGCTTTGCCGGGCCGTTGGCACCCTGAAAGACACGCGCGCAATCGTCGAGGTCGGCAGTTACTGCGGCCGCTCAACCGTCGTCCTGGCCAGCGTGCTTCAATCCCTGCAAATGCGGCACGCCAAGGTCTATGCCATCGATCCGCACGACGGGAAGCTCGGCGCGCTGGACCAGGGACTCAAGCAGCTCGCGCCGAGCATGGAAAAGTTCCAGCGTAACATCGCCGGCGCCGGCCTGTCTGCATTTGTCCACGGGATTCGCGGTTGTTCCGTCGAAGTTGAATGGGACAAACCGGTTTGCTTTCTTTTGATCGACGGGCTTCACGATTACCTGAACGTGGCGCGTGATTTCCATCACTTCGAGCCGTGGTTAGCTTCCGGCGGTTACGTCGCGTTTCACGACTATGCGCACTATTACCCCGGCGTGGTGACGTTCGTAAATGGGCTCCTCGCCGGCGGTAGCTACCGAAAGGTAGCCTGCGCCGCAAGCCTGATCGTCCTGCAGAAAAGCGGTGATGCGCAACGGCTAAAAAGCTCCCGGGCCGAGCCGCTGGTCTCGTGCATCATGCCGACAGCCAACCGGCGCGCGTTCGTGCCCAACGCGATTCGATTTTTTCTGCGCCAGGATTATGTAAACCGTGAGCTGATCATCGTGGACGATGGGTCCGACCCGGTTTCTGACCTGATCCCGAACGACCCGCGCATTCGTTATATCCGCACGGAGGAGCGCCGCACCATGGGCGCCAAACATAACCTGGCATGCGAGCATGCGCGGGGCGAGATCATCGTGCACTGGGATGATGACGACTGGTATTCGGAATGGCGTCTTTCCTACCAGGTTACGGAGCTCCTTAAACATCCACCGATGACCCTCACCGGGCTTTCCCGCCTCCTCTTTTACTCTCCAAACGACCATCGCGCCTGGGAATACGTCTACCCAAACCTGCAG contains:
- a CDS encoding choice-of-anchor D domain-containing protein, which produces MGFDNSRFTFNPWNDYFGVVMQQGRVQLDSDWNEWLAEFVRRIHAGTLDILGLAGVPSTTPYGFKINAYHDTAGNHLTIGTGRMYVDGILVENHGPVTLAQWNPALAEWSTTSPGAAEIDIDYTDQPYLPGATIPGNGPFLVYLDVWQREVSYLEDVSLVDKAVGVETTGRLQTVWQVKLLDISGVGGVDCSTPDSQIQSVITGGTLIQPSASLLTTGVVPSASAGPCALSPVPGYTGLENQLYRLEIHQGGSTTSTPPPTFKWSREDASVATLVTAISTVTNSAGVPASQLTVQSLGRDQVLGFNPGDWIEIVDDYLELNPPASNGQAQPGELHRIDSINAAANTVTLDFTVSSASFPVINTNQTIPSRHTRIRRWDQAGAVYQSDGATVWIDLDSFGSTGIPVPPADTAVILENGITVAFEGSSFRTGDFWLFAARTADGSVEILNQPAAAQTQPAASPWNAATAYAPGQVVTRSGTYYICLVANTGNAPPNAAFWAPQTSPFGIHHHYRRLGIVDFTATPPKVSDCRRVFQPLANPGIHVTSILLGSSPLLNDSTVTVQALANGISVVFDTAVDPAIITQPTASNCPICFVAADLPVPAASGGGFNRFILSASVTVASGAINWKPAPAAITALVNQIAAGSPPLLARLTLKGNSIWAHGDRNVYLNGSALGVLNTTGGSPQSNLQLPSGDGRRSADFETWFWLISQPPVTLSASTVSFINPQMVGSPVAAAPITLTNNSGSPLTFPGTGISITGANSGDFKVTNTCGPTVAPGASCTLTVTFTPTATGTRTAQLSVMVSAQPTPLLVTLTGTGIQPLVNVSTNNLSFPAQTVGTTSAPQPVILSNPGTSQLTISSLAVEGADYTLTSTCGGNLQPGQQCTINVQFAPTAAGTRTGDVQILTNAGNVLIQLTGTAIAAVPGASVSSTSLDFGVVLTTSSSSKTVTLTSTGNTQLTITGIGITGSNAGSFSQSNTCGGALQPSQQCTITVTFAPAVTGPLSAQLQITTNAGTFTVALTGTGRPPKSETKDTKDGKDRKDNKEDQDKHGHIEKIQLEKIQVGTERPLAQRFSSPPETSGEAEAGGESAMKSAFISPEERPKVGPQG
- a CDS encoding RimK domain-containing protein ATP-grasp, which produces MGVTSSDTILLWGLPADSPIATVRDALRRAGRRVTFLDQRAVRDIEVELTVGSGVEGLLRAGGETFDLAGVKAMYLRPQDSRKLPDVAGAGENSDLWRHALAVEDILLSWSDLTPALVLNRPGDMAANSSKPYQASWIESLGFLIPDTLITTDPGLALAFWRQHGQVVYKSVSGIRSIVSRLTAEHRRRFDRIASCPTQFQQYVSGTEYRVHVVGDEVFACRIVSDADDYRYATGPVEMQACRLPDEVEARCKTLADSMNLLLAGVDLRCTPEGAWYCFEVNPSPAFTCFERETGQPITEAVADLLASGYRNSPRILNNSMLFGEHKAGLTVT
- a CDS encoding glycosyltransferase, whose translation is MQGLRNIFACLVHESQECIIDLVQNLNALDPASGVLLYNGSADPGLLKQGFPFARYGVQLHPSPRPLSWGRLHEFALDCIEFALGTGGFDILTIVDSDQLCTRPGYSNYMARFLDGRSRVGVLGNSPGVQRACDAAGPAVAAHQEIELWRPFLQRFPDGERKFVHWSFWPSTVFTSEAARDLVSFFRNDPQLRQIMAQTRIWASEEVILPTLAALLGYEVAPNPCSYDYVRYRVPYSLTDADNALSRPDVFWMHPVPRQYRDPLRAHLRHKYNHYDRTGHTGQKRAGVHLDSPEPQPILLTLPILARMRAIEGWLVDDEADLLIGALCRAVGTLKDTRAIVEVGSYCGRSTVVLASVLQSLQMRHAKVYAIDPHDGKLGALDQGLKQLAPSMEKFQRNIAGAGLSAFVHGIRGCSVEVEWDKPVCFLLIDGLHDYLNVARDFHHFEPWLASGGYVAFHDYAHYYPGVVTFVNGLLAGGSYRKVACAASLIVLQKSGDAQRLKSSRAEPLVSCIMPTANRRAFVPNAIRFFLRQDYVNRELIIVDDGSDPVSDLIPNDPRIRYIRTEERRTMGAKHNLACEHARGEIIVHWDDDDWYSEWRLSYQVTELLKHPPMTLTGLSRLLFYSPNDHRAWEYVYPNLQRPWVCGSTFCYRKEFWVRHRFPDQNEGADTVFVWGLTDAGVVSLPNHRWLVGIVHSGNTSPKRTGDPAWHPLPPDDVRKLLGSDLPLYETPAVPLGYP